A genome region from Anastrepha ludens isolate Willacy chromosome 3, idAnaLude1.1, whole genome shotgun sequence includes the following:
- the LOC128856907 gene encoding nuclear pore complex protein Nup153 isoform X1, producing the protein MSAEYEASRNAARRSDIVQKTMKTDSSNDDDDTLEDLAGSANNSIIGKVKSRVSSIIPTSFSKWFSPSTRNNDSLNGSFSVGTARRRRRLEIEDDEEYVDDGDTNEDGVLSRSEYKENLVSRSDNANKDSDEDDSDNNSDDDSPNEPVVSTQRTHRTTKSSSSVNQPPSKRSRISFDATSTHHQPLIASTPAVGVCRRNINSHSYPLVEDALSKPSTSPSLSYFIETNVYNQKKMEQAATYAFLPAPDTDANSQEKFANRLNTNEQQLESVTAISSRRTLHLPSTSQAAKERSVSMSFPSFKRQTLSGVRDTNNQNAVSPTINTSTTIIEEAFGKEEGDEFRRQDKQAEVQSDAKSRRKVNGSTLPFVGSKKQKLNGTDEPEVSNVDADSASDSSDGCMDLPNNLTQRKTGLFNMSHLNCHNGNKSRTSSFGNGINFYSHLEGRKSLFSGGANIAESANALNNSTLSLTSLNRRQFNASIYGSTSALSDSRLLNTFSPFYKGKTTYGGAAAYKKFSAGSGASKICNLAPTIIRPTSSLSTLSSSNNSITANIGGTNASGGVGSNGTENTSAISSTAKRILDLINGFATPLSEAKKMANTSVKANPQLLPQAKSRLNETELQASRMIRLSQVRTPYARPAVTLQPTIRNSTLPPPVRELQVPSMTQLLQMKKMQSTTERSRQITMQNSGSTTRPIIGGSEYVLPITNENNVIDKEDSQTRQQQQPHTNKIKSKGRASARITASKNVNNLEIDESPPPVNLPNIAFPLMQSVPKFDIALPKPPIVAPAGTIKPDFPKLDNLPNSKSAVVELQTIGSSNNKNVFANKTASNLITDSKKIAITERSKDTEDFNSNGSDKKSISANFSFKFSAPLTFEYVEDKASPGQNISALSNNYKFSPPTAVCFGAVGTNESSTNRKVQSDGTVTPQLKSGSVLDALKKPFALPATPKENATNSESTEMKSGFGDKFKKSTSNKWECETCLIYNASDADKCVACETPRMKSSSIPPTEKSPSTTLLATTSSQFGAQFKKSSDEWECDSCLIRNKQQADKCVACETSRKGAATTSVLGARTWQSNSFGDSFKKKANTWDCPTCLINNKSDCTECVACQTKNPGSDSSSTCPKANTKSTHTFGFDSVAYPCSAQSNASSDIGFKSLAAAQMSAKWECDACMTRNDAARNKCICCEQAKPGTTTPDVPANGPKFMFGSAASSKFTFGFGTNANGTSATDSGVGTTSVIAPNQKTDTENITGFVFGSTTKATTLPSGSSGFSFGIKPTSVSPKNEVTSKGSESKDVADSVNSSNPAVSEATPSASKLSTSTTSVGKDVVTTNTTVNFKFGVPPSCDTATTTTTGAPAVKFSLTKSDFAAKDVPAKSSEPNASFGESTTGGFKFGNSITNANLQPSASSFTFGVPTKSVSPETSTPTTTTNTFSFGSSASAQPGQSLATSTATSTATVKPMFSFGGTTTSTTQATSSTLASSYTTSSSTSASAFTNTAGGFSFGSSITGSATASPSAKPFIGSFIAPTAVSVAPSAIASAPGSTIPTLAAAPTNVFGTFGGSTSSAKTTTTSATPTLTSTAALPTTNTQIFGSSVSVESKPTASATMIFGSAGSKSAAIVSTTPAPFVFGSSSSIASTAGTATNTVLSGNIVAPATSWPKSGFAFGTSPASGGTSNTNEAPKTVFGSFTTAAAPTAAASVASPAMNAGGSVFGSLAASSKTSGPSATFGSVAVNAAAVNPTTLFGASASTSTTAAQTTQNLFGSVSAATSSFGAPPSFGSSTTNNTPTFGTVSSATFGSFGTAASSTSSDGASAPKKAEPAFNFGGNTSQIKSTGGFNFGMQANTTAKSAFNFTAPSGPTFNFTGSNSDTNSFSAQRAGRHAGSTKDPSTDKTSHTTVEQFTAADASKGVDQQQKQLTGQLRWSRQRNIQDSNNSNSIISANAQNDECNAAKPIYTDCSGNSSITNSRSNNNKASRKSLINSVEMVGVDRAKCGITRAIKPQMTLNKYKYIRMPHGNSTQNSCNIVSVTGTSNTMITGKSENLCKNRSLSDQIFGTRSVKRSIRVQSKFNLSKVECGEPQTVFVKTQSLLTPNQYRKVNFKSVESAASLIASATPTEKSGSTLQLVSLSPSEVTNQYRLMRCKLDNSKLNTLYSKSVESLPKESERTKIDRKACNSFVITNTNRAPIATDAIEKFPSSSAAARAVLHE; encoded by the exons ATGTCAGCAGAGTACGAAGCCAGTCGCAACGCAGCGCGAAGGAGCGATATAGTACAAAAGACTATGAAAACTGACAGCAGCAACGATGACGATGACACCTTAGAAGATCTGGCGGGCTCAGCAAACAAT TCTATTATAGGAAAAGTAAAATCGCGAGTGTCTAGCATAATTCCTACCAGTTTCTCAAAATGGTTCTCACCTTCAACGCGAAACAATGATTCTTTAAATGGAAGCTTTAGTGTAGGCACAGCACGCCGCCGTCGTCGCTTAGAGATTGAAGACGATGAAGAATATGTTGATGATGGTGACACTAATGAGGACGGAGTTCTTTCACGTAGCGAGTATAAAGAAAACTTAGTGAGTCGTAGCGATAACGCAAATAAAGACTCAGATGAAGATGATAGTGATAACAACAGTGACGACGATTCACCAAACGAGCCAGTAGTGTCAACGCAAAGGACTCATCGTACGACCAAGTCTTCGAGCTCTGTTAATCAACCACCCAGCAAACGGTCTCGGATCAGTTTTGAT GCAACAAGTACTCATCATCAGCCTTTAATAGCTTCTACTCCCGCGGTTGGAGTCTGTCGTCGAAACATCAACAGTCATTCCTACCCTTTAGTAGAAGACGCGTTATCCAAACCTTCAACTTCGCCCTCATTAAGCTACTTCATTGAAACGAATGTatataatcaaaagaaaatgGAACAAGCAGCAACCTATGCCTTCCTTCCAGCCCCTGACACAGATGCAAATTCACAAGAAAAATTTGCGAACAGACTAAACACTAACGAACAACAATTGGAAAGCGTCACTGCAATAAG CTCAAGGCGAACATTGCATCTACCCTCGACATCTCAGGCCGCTAAGGAACGATCTGTGTCAATGAGTTTTCCAAGTTTTAAAAGGCAAACGCTGAGCGGTGTAAGAGATACCAATAATCAGAACGCAGTATCGCCGACAATAAATACATCGACAACCATAATTGAAGAAGCGTTTGGAAAAGAAGAAGGGGATGAATTCAGACGCCAAGACAAACAAGCTGAAGTTCAGTCAGATGCAAAATCACGCCGTAAGGTGAATGGAAGCACTTTGCCATTTGTCGGaagtaagaaacaaaaattaaacggCACAGATGAACCTGAGGTCAGTAATGTGGATGCCGATTCCGCTTCCGATAGCAGTGATGGCTGCATGGATTTACCCAATAATCTTACCCAACGTAAAACTGGTCTATTTAATATGTCACATTTAAATTGTCATAATGGCAATAAAAGCCGAACTTCATCTTTTGGAAATGGCATAAATTTTTATTCGCATTTAGAAGGACGTAAATCACTTTTTTCTGGTGGAGCGAATATTGCAGAATCGGCAAATGCTCTTAATAACTCAACCCTGTCTTTGACGTCTCTTAACAGGCGTCAATTTAACGCTTCCATCTATGGCAGTACATCGGCATTGAGCGATAGTCGATTGTTAAATACATTCTCTCCTTTCTACAAGGGGAAAACCACATATGGTGGTGCAgcagcatacaaaaaatttagtgcAGGTTCCGGAGCGAGCAAAATTTGTAACCTTGCACCAACAATTATACGTCCAACATCGAGCTTGTCGACACTTTCCTCATCAAATAACTCGATTACAGCAAATATCGGGGGAACTAATGCATCTGGTGGTGTAGGTAGCAATGGCACAGAAAATACCTCTGCTATTTCTAGTACTGCCAAGCGAATACTCGATTTAATAAACGGCTTTGCTACGCCTTTAAGCGAAGCTAAGAAAATGGCTAACACAAGCGTTAAGGCAAATCCTCAACTTCTTCCACAGGCCAAATCACGTTTAAATGAAACGGAGTTACAAGCATCGCGCATGATACGTCTTTCGCAGGTGCGCACACCTTACGCCCGTCCGGCCGTAACCTTACAACCCACAATCAGGAACTCGACATTACCACCACCTGTAAGAGAACTGCAAGTACCATCGATGACGCAGCTACTACAAATGAAAAAGATGCAAAGCACCACAGAACGTTCCCGGCAAATAACAATGCAAAACAGTGGTAGTACCACGCGGCCAATTATTGGAGGCAGCGAATATGTGCTACCCATAACAAACGAAAACAATGTAATCGATAAGGAAGATTCACAAActcgacaacaacaacagccacatacaaataaaataaagagcaAGGGCAGAGCTTCTGCTCGAATAACCGCTTCGAAGAATGTTAACAATCTGGAGATTGATGAATCACCGCCACCAGTCAATTTGCCTAATATTGCATTTCCACTCATGCAATCTGTGCCAAAATTCGACATAGCTCTACCTAAACCTCCAATTGTAGCGCCGGCTGGGACTATTAAACCTGACTTCCCCAAACTCGATAACTTGCCCAATTCAAAATCTGCAGTTGTGGAACTCCAGACCATCGGCAGCagtaacaacaaaaacgttttcgCTAATAAAACTGCAAGCAATTTGATTACAGATAGTAAGAAAATCGCCATCACTGAACGATCCAAAGATACAGAGGATTTCAACTCTAATGGAAGTGATAAAAAATCAATCTCTGCAAATTTCAGCTTCAAATTTTCTGCACCATTGACTTTTGAATACGTTGAAGATAAAGCTTCACCGGGCCAAAATATCAGTGCACTTAGCAATAATTACAAATTTAGTCCACCAACTGCGGTATGCTTTGGAGCTGTTGGAACAAATGAATCATCTACAAACCGAAAAGTACAAAGTGATGGCACTGTAACGCCCCAACTAAAAAGCGGTAGTGTGCTGGATGCCCTGAAGAAACCCTTCGCATTACCTGCTACTCCAAAAGAGAATGCAACGAATTCGGAAAGTACTGAGATGAAAAGTGGATTTGGCGATAAGTTCAAAAAGAGTACAAGCAACAAGTGGGAATGCGAAACATGTTTAATTTATAATGCTAGTGATGCCGACAAATGTGTTGCTTGCGAAACACCACGCATGAAATCATCATCTATACCACCGACTGAAAAATCCCCTTCAACAACACTTCTAGCCACCACTTCTTCACAATTTggtgctcaatttaaaaaatcctcCGATGAGTGGGAATGTGACAGTTGTTTGATACGCAATAAGCAGCAAGCCGATAAATGTGTCGCCTGCGAGACATCACGTAAAGGTGCCGCCACTACTTCGGTATTGGGAGCAAGAACTTGGCAGTCTAACTCATTCGGTGACTCttttaagaaaaaagcaaacacCTGGGACTGCCCTACTTGCCTTATCAATAACAAAAGCGATTGCACCGAATGTGTTGCGTGTCAGACGAAAAATCCAGGGAGTGATAGTAGTAGCACTTGCCCCAAAGCCAATACAAAAAGCACACATACATTTGGTTTCGATAGTGTTGCTTACCCGTGTTCGGCTCAGTCAAATGCATCTTCAGATATTGGTTTCAAATCATTGGCTGCTGCTCAAATGTCTGCCAAGTGGGAATGCGATGCATGTATGACACGGAACGATGCAGCTCGCAACAAATGCATTTGTTGTGAACAAGCAAAACCTGGCACCACAACGCCTGACGTTCCTGCCAATGGGCCAAAGTTCATGTTTGGCTCAGCCGCATCATCTAAATTCACCTTTGGTTTCGGTACCAACGCCAATGGAACGTCGGCAACAGATTCAGGCGTTGGGACGACCTCAGTAATCGCACCTAATCAAAAGACTGATACAGAAAACAttacgggttttgtttttggcagcACCACCAAGGCAACTACATTACCATCCGGAAGTAGTGGCTTTAGCTTCGGTATAAAACCGACTTCTGTCTCACCTAAAAATGAAGTTACTAGCAAAGGCAGCGAGAGTAAAGATGTCGCAGATAGTGTAAATAGTTCCAATCCAGCAGTATCTGAAGCAACGCCTAGTGCAAGTAAGCTCAGTACAAGTACCACTTCTGTTGGTAAAGATGTGGTTACTACCAACACCACTGTAAATTTTAAGTTTGGCGTACCACCCAGCTGTGACACTGCAACGACGACGACCACTGGAGCGCCTGCAGTCAAATTCAGTTTAACAAAGTCTGACTTTGCAGCTAAAGACGTTCCGGCAAAATCATCCGAACCTAATGCGTCATTCGGAGAATCTACAACTGGAGGCTTTAAATTTGGTAATAGCATTACAAATGCAAATTTGCAACCATCTGCAAGTAGTTTTACATTCGGTGTACCAACTAAGTCAGTCAGTCCAGAGACGAGCACTCCtacgacaacaacaaacacattttcTTTCGGCTCTTCTGCGTCTGCCCAGCCAGGTCAATCTTTAGCGACATCTACAGCCACGTCGACTGCCACAGTTAAGCCCATGTTTAGCTTTGGGGGTACTACCACGTCGACTACCCAAGCAACATCATCTACGTTAGCGTCTTCGTATACGACAAGCAGTAGCACATCTGCTTCGGCCTTTACAAATACGGCAGGCGGCTTCAGTTTCGGTAGCAGTATCACAGGTAGTGCCACTGCTTCTCCAAGCGCCAAACCGTTTATTGGCAGCTTTATCGCACCCACTGCCGTTTCAGTGGCTCCGTCTGCAATTGCCTCTGCGCCTGGTTCAACCATCCCAACATTAGCAGCTGCGCCTACCAATGTTTTCGGCACTTTTGGTGGAAGCACTTCTTCGGCCAAAACAACTACTACCTCAGCTACACCGACTTTAACATCCACTGCTGCCCTGCCCACGACTAACACACAAATCTTCGGCTCGTCTGTCAGTGTCGAGTCTAAACCCACTGCGTCGGCAACAATGATTTTCGGAAGTGCTGGCAGCAAATCAGCCGCCATTGTTTCAACTACACCAGCGCCATTTGTTTTCGGGTCATCGTCGTCCATTGCCTCTACAGCGGGAACAGCGACCAACACTGTTCTAAGTGGCAACATAGTTGCCCCCGCAACAAGCTGGCCTAAAAGTGGATTCGCATTCGGTACCTCCCCTGCCAGCGGTGGAACATCGAATACAAATGAAGCTCCGAAAACTGTATTTGGCTCCTTTACCACTGCTGCTGCCCCTACTGCAGCCGCTTCTGTAGCTTCTCCTGCTATGAATGCTGGTGGTTCAGTGTTTGGAAGCTTAGCCGCTAGCAGCAAAACCTCAGGACCAAGCGCTACATTTGGTAGTGTAGCAGTTAATGCTGCAGCAGTGAACCCAACCACATTGTTCGGGGCTAGCGCTTCGACATCCACAACGGCTGCACAAACAACGCAAAATCTATTCGGAAGTGTGTCGGCAGCAACATCTTCTTTCGGTGCACCACCATCGTTCGGCAGTAGCACTACCAACAACACACCGACCTTTGGAACCGTCAGTTCTGCGACTTTCGGTAGTTTCGGCACAGCGGCATCGAGTACAAGTAGCGATGGTGCATCGGCACCAAAGAAGGCCGAACCAGCTTTCAATTTTGGAGGAAACACTTCACAAATCAAATCGACT GGAGGATTCAACTTTGGAATGCAAGCGAACACTACTGCTAAATCTGCATTCAATTTTACCGCACCAAGTGGGCCGACATTTAACTTCACCGGTTCGAACAGTGAT ACCAACTCCTTCAGCGCCCAACGCGCCGGGCGCCATGCAGGCTCGACGAAAGATCCGTCAACCGACAAGACGTCTCACACCACGGTAGAGCAATTTACAGCCGCGGACGCCTCTAAAGGCGTggaccaacaacaaaaacaactgacGGGACAACTACGATGGTCAAGACAGAGGAACATCCAAGACAGCAATAACAGCAATAGCATCATTTCTGCAAACGCGCAGAACGACGAGTGTAACGCAGCAAAACCAATCTATACCGATTGTAGTGGAAACAGCAGCATCACTAACAGCagaagcaataataataaagcatCAAGAAAATCACTTATAAATAGCGTAGAAATGGTTGGCGTTGACAGAGCCAAATGTGGCATTACCAGGGCCATAAAACCCCAAATGAcactaaacaaatacaaatacattcgAATGCCTCACGGCAACTCCACTCAAAATTCCTGCAATATTGTATCAGTTACTGGGACAAGCAATACGATGATTACAGGGAAATCcgaaaatttgtgtaaaaaccGAAGTTTGAGTGATCAGATATTTGGAACGCGGTCAGTGAAGCGGAGCATTCGCGTACAATCGAAGTTTAATCTAAGCAAAGTGGAATGTGGAGAGCCCCAAACTGTATTCGTCAAAACGCAGTCTCTACTCACTCCGAACCAATATCGTAAAGTGAATTTTAAAAGTGTTGAATCAGCAGCAAGTTTAATCGCTTCAGCAACTCCAACGGAAAAGTCAGGTAGTACGTTGCAGTTGGTCTCGCTATCGCCGTCAGAAGTGACCAATCAGTATCGTTTAATGCGTTGCAAGCTAGATAACTCGAAGCTGAATACGTTGTATAGTAAGTCAGTAGAATCCTTGCCAAAGGAAAGTGAACGAACAAAAATTGATCGGAAGGCGTGTAACTCGTTTGTTATTACCAACACCAATAGGGCTCCTATTGCGACAGATGCTATTGAAAAATTTCCCAGTTCTTCTGCGGCTGCCAGAGCTGTGCTGCACGAATGA